In the genome of Raphanus sativus cultivar WK10039 chromosome 9, ASM80110v3, whole genome shotgun sequence, the window ACAAGATGGCATGACCAAAACGATAGAGTATATATACCCGAGGACATGGAGTTTCCACCTCGTTTAAGGTTACTACATTGGGATGCATACCCAAGCAAGAGTCTTCCTCCTAAATTCTATCCAGAACATCTTGTAGAACTCAATATGCAAGAAAGCCAGCTGGAAAAGCTCTGGCAAGGAACTCCGGTTAGTTTTTATAACTATTTACTTTCTGACTATTTGTACCAATACGTTTCTCAactgttatgtttttttttttttgcattcaGCGATTAACAAATCTAAAGAAGATGGAGCTGATGGAATCATGGCATTTGAAAGAACTCCCAGATCTTTCAAACGCTACAAAACTCGAGAGATTGGATCTGGCTTGGTGCCAGAGTCTGGTAGAGATTCCATTTTCTTTCTCGAATCTTCACAAACTAAAGGTCTTAGCCATGTTCGCTTGCTCTAACCTGCAAGTCTTGCCAAGCACCATGAATTTGGCATCTCTTAAAGTTGTCAACATGGCAGGATGCTCACGACTGAGAAAGTTTCCAGACTTTTCTAAAAACATCTCATCGCTCAAACTATCAAACACCTTGGTCGAAGAAGTGCCTGCATCGATTCAGCACTGGACTCGTCTTCGGTTTCTTGATCTAAGCTACAATGGGAAGCTCAAGACTATAAACAATGTCCCCGAAGGCGTATCTCATCTAAACCTAAGCTACAGCGGAATCGAGAAGGTTTAAGATTGCATCAAAGCGCTTCACGGTCTTCAACATTTTAATCTCTCTGGCTGTAGAAAACTCGAGTCGTTGCCGGAGCTCCCTCCTCAGCTCATGTTCCTATCTGCGAACGACTGCGAATCGCTGGAGAGTGTTTCTTGTCCGTTTTACACTCCAAACGCGCAGCTTAACTTCACCAACTGCTTCAAACTTGGCGAACAAGCAAGACGAACGATTATCCAACAGTCGTATCTTGACGGGTGGGCTCTGTTACCAGGAAGAGAAGTACCTGAAGAGTTCGATCATCACCGAGCCAGAGGAAGTTCTTTAACACTTCCTTACTCTGCTTCCTCAAAATTCAAGATTTGCCTCGTGGTTGCACCAAACCATGAAATCAGAGATTACAGAGTGTCGCAGCTGTTGTGTCGTCGTCGCATAGGTAAATGCGAGTTAGACCTCTCCTCTGTCAAAGTTTATCGTATCCCTAGATTTGGAACAGAGCATCTGTTCGTCTTTCACTCTGGTTGTATTGAAGAAGACAAAAGCAGTAGCGAGATAGTGTTTGAATTTAGCAGCAAACTCCACGACTTTGAAATTGTCGAGTGTGGTGTTCAGATCTTGACCGACCAGATCGAAAGGAGCGCTATGTGTTTGAATCCAACGAAGCGTTTGAAAACGACTCTTTTCTGAGCAGTGACCGTACTGGTGGACAAATCTGTTTGGATCATCTCTCCAACTTCGTGAGAAGCAAGGTAGGTAGGTGATGACGTGGCTGCTATGTGAGCTAAAAACATCATGGGCCCGTCACACTAAAAGCCTTAATATTGGATTCACTCGTTTGATGA includes:
- the LOC130499734 gene encoding disease resistance protein ADR2-like encodes the protein MFLSANDCESLESVSCPFYTPNAQLNFTNCFKLGEQARRTIIQQSYLDGWALLPGREVPEEFDHHRARGSSLTLPYSASSKFKICLVVAPNHEIRDYRVSQLLCRRRIGKCELDLSSVKVYRIPRFGTEHLFVFHSGCIEEDKSSSEIVFEFSSKLHDFEIVECGVQILTDQIERSAMCLNPTKRLKTTLF